Below is a window of Clostridium sp. JN-1 DNA.
TATATATCAAATGCTGTAATTTGTAGTATAAAAATATTGCAATGCAAATTTAAAAGATATTAGAAGAGAAACTACAAAATAGTGATTTAAAATAAATTTCAACTGTAATATAAGGGTTAAATTACAGTTGAAATTTACTTACGATATTTGATAATTTAGTTATAGATGCTTATCTCAAACAAAATATAAAACATCAGGGGGGAATTTATATGAAACTATTTATAGATACAGCAAATGTAGATGAAATAAGAGAAATTAATGATATGGGGGTTATTTGTGGAGTTACTACAAATCCTTCACTAATAGCAAAGGAAGGAAAAGATTTCAATGAAGTAATAAAAGAAATCACTTCTATTGTAGATGGACCTATAAGCGGCGAAGTAATTGCACTTGATGCAGATGGAATGATAAAAGAGGGTAGAGAAATTGCAAAAATTCATAAAAACATGGTTGTAAAAATACCAATGACTGAAGAGGGTCTGAAGGCTGTAAATGTTTTATCAAAAGAAGGAATAAAGACAAATGTAACACTTATTTTTTCAGCTGGTCAAGCATTATTAGCAGCTAGATCAGGTGCTTCTTACGTTAGTCCGTTTCTTGGAAGAGTTGATGATATATCTGATAACTCCATAGAATTACTATCTTCCATATGTAAAATATTTAGAATTCATAACATAAAAACACAGATAATAGCAGCAAGTATAAGAAATCCTATGCATGTTGTAAATGCCGCAGCTTGTGGTGCACATATTGCCACTGTACCTTATAAAATTATAAAACAATTAATCAAACATCCTTTAACTGATCAGGGAATAGAAAAGTTTATGAAAGACTGGAAAGAAGCTTTTGACAAATAAATGTCTTTTCTTAATCTATCAATTAATATGTAAATAAAAAAGGCAGTCAAATAACTGCCTTTTTGTATTCAATTCAAATATAATTAAGTAATCATCTATTGCGATATTCCTTACAAAAAATAAAAATGGCTCCGCGAAAAGGATTTGAACCTTCAACCCTTCGGTTAACAGCCGAATGCTCCACCGTTGAGCTATCGCGGAACAATATGTTTTACACCTAGCGGCGACCTACTCTCCCGCAGGGTCTCCCCTGAAGTACCATCGGCACTGTAAAGCTTAACCTACCTGTTCGGTATGGGAAGGAGTGTTACCTTTACGTCATTACCACCAGATTTACTTTAAAAATTGCTATAAGCTTCACATTACTGCGTCAAAACTCTCTCTGCGGTGCTCATTTACATTATAGTAAACTCCGCTCCTCACTCAAATTTTTCATTGTCTTGCTCGCTTCTATCAATTTTTATTGTTAATTGATACATATTGCATATCGTGTATATCATTTTTATTGAGAATTTGTTCTCTCAAAATTGCACAGTTAAGTTAAAAGTCAAATTAAACGATTTTAGTTAATTTGGTCAAGCCCTCGACCTATTAGTATCAGTCAGCTGAACATGTTGCCATGCTTACACCTCTGACCTATCAACCTTGTGTTCTTCAAGGGGTCTTACTAGCTTGTGCTATGGGAAATCTAATCTTGAGGTGGGCTTCACGCTTAGATGCTTTCAGCGTTTATCCCGTCCCGACATAGCTACCCAGCCGTGCTCCTGGCGGAACAACTGGTACACCAGAGGTCAGTCCATCCCGGTCCTCTCGTACTAAGGACAGCTCCTCTCAAATTTCCTGCGCCCGCAGCGGATAGGGACCGAACTGTCTCACGACGTTCTGAACCCAGCTCGCGTGCCGCTTTAATGGGCGAACGGCCCAACCCTTGGGACCTACTTCAGCCCCAGGATGCGACGAGCCGACATCGAGGTGCCAAACCTCCCCGTCGATGTGGACTCTTGGGGGAGATCAGCCTGTTATCCCCGAGGTAGCTTTTATCCGTTGAGCGATGGCCCTCCCACGAGGTACCACCGGATCACTAAGCCCGACTTTCGTCCCTGCTCCACCTGTATGTGTCGCAGTCAGGCTCCCTTCTGCCTTTGCACTCTTCGAACGATTTCTAACCGTTCTGAGGGAACCTTTGGGCGCCTCCGTTACTTTTTAGGAGGCGACCGCCCCAGTCAAACTGCCCGCCTAACAATGTCCCGTGGCCAGTTTCATGGCCTCCGGTTAGAATCTCAGTACTGTCAGGGTGGTATCCCAAGGATGACTCCGCTAGGGCTGACGCCCTAGTTTCTAAGTCTCCCACCTATCCTGTACAGACAATACCGAAACTCAATGTTAAGCTGCAGTAAAGCTCTACGGGGTCTTTCCGTCCAACTGCGGGTAGCAAGCATCTTCACTTGCACTACAATTTCGCCGGATTTGCTGTTGAGACAGTGCCCAAATCATTACGCCATTCGTGCGGGTCGGAACTTACCCGACAAGGAATTTCGCTACCTTAGGACCGTTATAGTTACGGCCGCCGTTTACTGGGGCTTAAGTTCATACCTTCGCTTGCGCTAAGTATTCCCCTTAACCTTCCAGCACCGGGCAGGCGTCAGCCCCTATACTTCAGCTTTCGCTTTAGCAGAGACCTGTGTTTTTGCTAAACAGTTGCTTGGGCCTATTCTCTGCGGCCGTCCGTAAGGACGGCACCCCTTATCCCGAAGTTACGGGGTCAATTTGCCGAGTTCCTTAACAGCAATTCTTCCGATGGTCTTAGGATTCTCTCCTCACCTACCTGTGTCGGTTTGCGGTACGGGCACCAGTTTCCTCCATAGAGACTTTTCTTGGCAGCGTGGAATCGGATACTTCTTTCTTAGAAAAGAAATCCCTGTAACACCTCAACTAATCCCAGCGGATTTACCTTCTGGGCACGTCTAAGTGCTTAGACACACATCCAACAGTGTGCACATCCTATCCTCCTGCGTCATCCCATCTGTCAAATGGAAGCTGGCGGTATTGGAATGTCAGCCAATTGTCCATCACCTACGCCTTTCGGCCTCGGCTTAGGTCCCGACTAACCCTGGGAGGACGAGCCTTCCCCAGGAAACCTTAGGTTTTCGACCAATAAGATTCTCACTTATTTCTCGCTACTTATGCCAGCATACTCACTCCTGTACAGTCCACCGCTCCTTACGGTACAGCTTCAATCCATACAGGAAGCTCCTCTACCACTCTTTCGAGTCCATAGCTTCGGTGGTAAGTTTTAGCCCCGGACATTTTCGGCGCAGGATCTCTCGACTAGTGAGCTATTACGCACTCTTTAAATGAGTGGCTGCTTCTAAGCCAACATCCTAGTTGTCTTAGAAATCCCACATCCTTTACCACTTAACTTACACTTTGGGACCTTAGCTGATGATCTGGGCTGTTTCCCTTTTGACCGCGGATCTTATCATTCGCAGTCTGACTGCCGAGATACGAGTATATGGCATTCGGAGTTTGATAAGGTTCAGTAACTGTTTTCAGCCCTTAGCCTATTCAGTGCTCTACCTCCATTACTCAATCTCGACGCTAGCCCTAAAGCTATTTCGAGGAGAACCAGCTATCTCCGAGTTCGATTGGAATTTCTCCGCTATCCACAGCTCATCCCATGGTTTTTCAACACCAACGCGGTTCGGACCTCCACGGAATTTTACTTCCGCTTCATCCTGTCCATGGATAGGTCACTCGGTTTCGGGTCTGCAGCATGCAACTAGTCGCCCTATTCAGACTCGGTTTCCCTTCGGCTCCATACCTTAAGTATTTAACCTTGCTGCATACCGCAACTCGCTGGCTCGTTCTACAAAAAGCACGCCGTCGCACTTAAATGTGCTTCGACCGGTTGTGGACACACGGTTTCAGGTTCTATTTCACTCCCCTTCCGGGGTTCTTTTCACCTTTCCCTCACGGTACTGCTTCACTATCGGTCACCAGGTAGTATTTAGCCTTGGGAGGTGGTCCTCCCAGCTTCCCACAAGGTTTCACGTGTCTCGTGGTACTCTGGAATAGATCTAACTTAAATTTCTTTTTATTTACAGGGCTTTTACCTTCTGCGGCGGAGCCTTCCAGCTCTCTTCAATTAGGAAATAAAAGTGTTTATGATCTACCCGCAACCCCAGGAACAAGTTCCTGGTTTGGGCTCTTTCTCTTTCGCTCGCCGCTACTTAAGAAATCGATTTTTCTTTCTCTTCCTCCGGGTACTTAGATGTTTCAGTTCCCCGGGTTTGTCTCTATAAACCTATGAATTCAGTTTAAAGTACATGACGTTAGTCATGTGGGTTTCCCCATTCGGAAATCTCCGGATCACAGGCTATTTGCGCCTACCCGAAGCTTATCGCAGCTTATCACGTCCTTCTTCGACTCCTGGTGCCATGGCATTCACCATGCGCCCTTTGTAGCTTGACCTTTAAGTTAAAAATTGCTATAAGCAATTTTTATTTCATTAATAATAAGTTATACACTATTATTAATGTTTGTTTGTTAGTTGATATATTATTACACCAACTATAACTATAAGAATCTTTTAATTCTACAAAGTACGATTAATTATATTAATCTTCATTCAGTATAAATATTCTTTTTAGAATAAATATACATGAATATGCTTTACTTTTAACTTATTTTCTCTGTGCAATTTTCAAAGAACAATTTTTGAGAGTGATGACAGATAATTAATTCATTATCTGTTAAAAACCATTTAGGTTTTTAATCCCTCAAAATCAAACAGAGTATAATAAAACCAGTCTTTTAAGATAGAATTAACTATCTTACGACTCCTTAGAAAGGAGGTGATCCAGCCGCAGGTTCTCCTACGGCTACCTTGTTACGACTTCACCCCAATTATTAACCCCACCTTCGGCCGCTGGCCCCTTACGGTTGCCCCACGGACTTCGGGTGTTGCCAACTCTCATGGTGTGACGGGCGGTGTGTACAAGGCCCGGGAACGCATTCACCGCGGCATTCTGATTCGCGATTACTAGCAACTCCAGCTTCATGCAGGCGGGTTTCAGCCTGCAATCCGAACTGAGGTGAATTTTGAAGTTTGGCTCACCCTCGCGGGTTTGCATCTCTCTGTATTCACCATTGTAGCACGTGTGTAGCCCTAGACATAAGGGGCATGATGATTTGACGTCATCCCCACCTTCCTCCCGGTTAACCCGGGCAGTCTCACTAGAGTGCTCAACTTAATGGTAGCAACTAATGATAAGGGTTGCGCTCGTTGCAGGACTTAACCTAACATCTCACGACACGAGCTGACGACAACCATGCACCACCTGTCTCCCTGCCCCGAAGGGCTTCCCTAATTACAGGTAATTCAGGGGATGTCAAGTCTAGGTAAGGTTCTTCGCGTTGCTTCGAATTAAACCACATGCTCCGCTGCTTGTGCGGGCCCCCGTCAATTCCTTTGAGTTTTAATCTTGCGATCGTACTTCCCAGGCGGAGTACTTACTGCGTTTACTGCGGCACAGAAGGGGTCGATACCTCCTACACCTAGTACTCATCGTTTACGGCGTGGACTACCAGGGTATCTAATCCTGTTTGCTACCCACGCTTTCGTGCCTCAGCGTCAGTTACAGTCCAGAAAGCCGCCTTCGCCACTGGTGTTCTTCCTAATCTCTACGCATTTCACCGCTACACTAGGAATTCCGCTTTCCTCTCCTGCACTCTAGATATCCAGTTTGAAATGCAGTCCCCAGGTTGAGCCCGGGGTTTTCACATCCCACTTAAATATCTGCCTACGCACCCTTTACGCCCAGTAAATCCGGACAACGCTCGCCACCTACGTATTACCGCGGCTGCTGGCACGTAGTTAGCCGTGGCTTCCTCCTTTGGTACCGTCATTATCGTCCCAAAAGACAGGGCTTTACGATCCGAAAACCTTCATCACCCACGCGGCGTTGCTGCATCAGGCTTTCGCCCATTGTGCAATATTCCCCACTGCTGCCTCCCGTAGGAGTCTGGACCGTCTCTCAGTTCCAATGTGGCCGATTACCCTCTCAGGTCGGCTGCGCATCGCTGCCTTGGTAAGCCGTTACCTTACCAACTAGCTAATGCGCCGCGGGCCCATCTCAAAGTGGATTTCTCCTTTGGTTATTTTACCATGTGATAAAATAACTTTATGCGGTATTAATCTCCCTTTCGGGAGGCTATCCCCCTCTTTGAGGCAGGTTGCCCACGTGTTACTCACCCGTCCGCCGCTAGATCCATTCCCGAAGGAATTTCTCTCGCTCGACTTGCATGTGTTAGGCACGCCGCCAGCGTTCGTCCTGAGCCAGGATCAAACTCTCAATTTAATTTCTTATATATAAACTCTTTTCAGAGTTTCAAGTTCAATTTAAGCTCATTTACTTACTTTTAAGCTGTTTTCACAGCTTACAAAAGAATTGCTGGTTTATTATTCTCTTCTCTGTTTGATTTTCAAGGTTCATCATCGCTTCATCTAAGCGACTTCTATATACTATCATGTATATTTGAAACTGTCAAGAACTTTTTTTAACTTTTTTTAATTATTTTAACTTTTCATTAAGTAATTAATTTTTGTATTAAAAGTTCTTTTCTTGATTACCGCTTATTCACTCAAGCGACATGTGTTATTCTATCACCTTTCACTATCATATAAGTTACTCAGTCCTATTATTATTCAAAATTATATATATTATTCTCTATTTTTCTCTTTATTTATAACTTTTTTATATGTGGACACTCCATGTTAAGTTTACGATGTTTTTAGCCTAATTATTAAAGCTAATTCATGAGTAAATCATATTTTATCACATTAATTTATATAATTAGAATGTATTTATATGAATTACTCACAAATTAACTTTAAACAATAAAATATATTAGGTCGCTAAATAACTAATATTACAATTCTTTTATTCAACAATAATAATTATTCTAAATTATTTACTATTTCCTTGAATCTATTTCCCCTAGCTTCAAAATTAGGAAACATATCAAAACTTGCACAAGCTGGTGATAATGTAATTATATCTCCCTGCTTAGAATTTTCCTTTGCTTTCATAATTGCATCTTCAAAACTATCAGCTATTATAATTGGCAATTCGATTTTCCTATCTTCTATAACTTTATCAAAGCTTAATTTTATCTTGTCTTTAGTATTACCTACTAAAATTAAAGTCTTAATGTACTTATATCCTTCTTGTGCCAAAGGTTCAAACGGTATGTTTTTATCGTAACCTCCTGCAATTAAGATAACTGGCTTTTCAAAAGCCTTTAACCCAGCTAATGTTCTAGTAGGACTTGAGGCTATTGAATCATTATAGTATTTTACTCCATTTAGTTCTCTTACAAATTCACATCTATGTTCTACTCCTGTAAATGAAGAAGCTACTTTCTTCATAGTACTAATATCAACATCTTCAGATACAGCACAAAAAGCTGCCAATAAGTTTTCGACATTGTGCATACCTTTTAGCTTAATGTCTCCTAATTTACATACTTCATTATTATTTATATACAACTTATCATTTTGAAAATAAGCACCATCATCAATTTTTTGCTTTATACTAAATTGCATCAACCTTCCATTTGCTTCACAAGTCATAGAATCAGTTAATTCATTATCTTTATTCAAAATAAGCAAATCATCTTTTCCTTGATACTTGAATATATTTTTCTTAGCATTTATATATTCATCCATATCTTTGTGTATGTCTAAATGATTAGGACTTAAATTTGTTATTATAGAAATTTCAGGTGATACATTCATTGTCATAAGTTGAAAACTGGATAACTCTAATACTACTTTATCGTCCTTATTTATTTCTTCTATTTTACTAAATAGAGGTGTACCTATATTTCCTCCTACCCATGTTTTATATCCCTGTTCTTTTAAGATGTTATATATCAAAGTAGTAGTAGTAGTTTTACCATCACTACCTGTTACTCCATATATTTTAGCTGGACAATACTTTATAAATTCCTCCATTTCAGAAGTTATATATGCCCCTGCTTTCTTAGCTTCTTGAAGTTCTGGCATATCTATTCTCATAGAAGGAGTTTTAAATATCACTTCAAAATTCTTTAAGTTTTCCATATATCCAGTGCCCAAAACTAACTTAACACCTTTTTTACTAAGCTGGTCTGCAGTTTTTCCCAACTGTTCTTCATTCTTTTTATCGAACGCACTGACATCTGCACCTAGATTTAATAATAAATCTATCAAGGGTTTATTGCTAATTCCTATACCAACTACAGCTGTTTTCTTTCCTCTTATAAATTTTTTAAAATCTATAAAGCTACTTTTCATAATCTAAGCCCTCCAAGACATAAATATTAGTAAAATTACTATTTTAATTATACCACTTTGCATAAATATTTAAATTCAACATTTTATTAAATGATATAGTAAAAATTTAGCCAAATTAATGGTATTATGATGTTAATACAATTTTGAAAAGGAGCATCTAAAATGAGTAATGAAAATGTATCTTACTTTGGACCAGAAAGTGAAGATGAAACCAGTATTGAAGCAGTAATTGGAAACTTACTTATGAAAAAAAAGCTGACTTTAGCCACTGCTGAATCATGTACAGGCGGACTTATAGCAGCTAAACTTGTAAACTATCCAGGAATTTCATCAGTTTTTATGGA
It encodes the following:
- the fsa gene encoding fructose-6-phosphate aldolase; protein product: MKLFIDTANVDEIREINDMGVICGVTTNPSLIAKEGKDFNEVIKEITSIVDGPISGEVIALDADGMIKEGREIAKIHKNMVVKIPMTEEGLKAVNVLSKEGIKTNVTLIFSAGQALLAARSGASYVSPFLGRVDDISDNSIELLSSICKIFRIHNIKTQIIAASIRNPMHVVNAAACGAHIATVPYKIIKQLIKHPLTDQGIEKFMKDWKEAFDK
- the murD gene encoding UDP-N-acetylmuramoyl-L-alanine--D-glutamate ligase; its protein translation is MKSSFIDFKKFIRGKKTAVVGIGISNKPLIDLLLNLGADVSAFDKKNEEQLGKTADQLSKKGVKLVLGTGYMENLKNFEVIFKTPSMRIDMPELQEAKKAGAYITSEMEEFIKYCPAKIYGVTGSDGKTTTTTLIYNILKEQGYKTWVGGNIGTPLFSKIEEINKDDKVVLELSSFQLMTMNVSPEISIITNLSPNHLDIHKDMDEYINAKKNIFKYQGKDDLLILNKDNELTDSMTCEANGRLMQFSIKQKIDDGAYFQNDKLYINNNEVCKLGDIKLKGMHNVENLLAAFCAVSEDVDISTMKKVASSFTGVEHRCEFVRELNGVKYYNDSIASSPTRTLAGLKAFEKPVILIAGGYDKNIPFEPLAQEGYKYIKTLILVGNTKDKIKLSFDKVIEDRKIELPIIIADSFEDAIMKAKENSKQGDIITLSPACASFDMFPNFEARGNRFKEIVNNLE